In Leucobacter sp. CX169, a single genomic region encodes these proteins:
- the coaE gene encoding dephospho-CoA kinase yields the protein MQLIGLTGGIASGKSTIARRLAEHGAVHLDADQLARDVVAPGTPALAQIARRFGQGIITGDGELDRAALGALVFSDGSALEDLESIVHPAVQELTRRLIREAGERDPDAVVVYDVPLLVEAGVDHPWDLIVVADAPAEMRVERLMAHRGMSGADARARVRNQASDEERRAIADVIIDTSRSEEETLAAADALWERLTG from the coding sequence GTGCAGCTCATCGGTCTCACCGGCGGAATCGCGTCCGGCAAGTCAACGATTGCCCGACGCCTCGCGGAACACGGGGCCGTGCATCTGGATGCCGACCAACTAGCCCGCGACGTGGTGGCGCCGGGAACTCCCGCCCTCGCTCAGATCGCCCGGCGATTTGGGCAGGGGATCATCACGGGCGACGGCGAGCTCGACCGTGCGGCGCTGGGTGCGCTGGTGTTCTCGGACGGCAGCGCGCTCGAGGACCTCGAGTCGATCGTGCACCCGGCGGTGCAGGAACTCACCCGCAGGCTCATCAGAGAGGCGGGGGAGCGCGATCCTGACGCGGTGGTGGTGTACGACGTTCCACTGCTCGTGGAGGCCGGCGTAGACCACCCATGGGATCTCATCGTCGTGGCTGATGCGCCTGCCGAGATGCGTGTGGAGCGCTTGATGGCGCACCGCGGCATGTCTGGAGCCGATGCGCGTGCCCGCGTGCGCAACCAGGCGAGCGACGAGGAACGCCGTGCGATCGCCGACGTCATCATCGATACCTCGCGATCGGAGGAAGAAACCCTGGCCGCGGCCGATGCGTTGTGGGAACGGTTGACGGGATAG
- a CDS encoding vitamin K epoxide reductase family protein encodes MTTSANAPAQPRPVAFALFTIVLGAIGWFASWELLTEYIKTLQNPGYSPNCNVSVLVTCGPNMGSWQGSLLGFSNTIIGVSAFVAPIVVGAALLAGARFSRWFWHLYQLGLLAGFVFICWLSVQSVFALGTLCPWCMVVWTVMIPLWWTGLFRPFAAGDIPSPAGTQRVFQGLYSWSWVFVVACYFIIATFAQVNLNWLAELMRAF; translated from the coding sequence ATGACGACGTCCGCGAACGCGCCCGCTCAGCCTCGCCCGGTAGCCTTTGCCCTGTTCACGATTGTGCTCGGCGCCATTGGCTGGTTTGCCTCGTGGGAGCTCTTGACCGAGTACATTAAGACGCTGCAGAACCCCGGGTACAGCCCCAACTGCAACGTGAGCGTGCTCGTCACCTGCGGCCCCAACATGGGTTCCTGGCAGGGATCCCTCCTCGGCTTCAGCAACACCATCATCGGCGTTTCCGCCTTTGTCGCCCCGATCGTCGTCGGCGCAGCCTTGCTTGCCGGCGCTCGATTCTCGCGCTGGTTCTGGCACCTCTACCAGCTAGGCCTGCTCGCCGGTTTCGTCTTCATCTGCTGGCTGTCCGTGCAGAGCGTCTTTGCTCTCGGCACGCTGTGCCCCTGGTGCATGGTCGTATGGACGGTCATGATTCCGCTCTGGTGGACCGGGCTCTTCCGCCCGTTTGCCGCCGGGGATATTCCCTCCCCCGCAGGCACGCAGCGAGTCTTCCAGGGTCTGTACTCATGGAGCTGGGTCTTCGTGGTCGCGTGCTACTTCATCATCGCGACCTTCGCGCAGGTCAACTTGAACTGGCTCGCGGAGCTCATGCGAGCGTTCTAG
- a CDS encoding Rne/Rng family ribonuclease, with translation MVNFQNDDEQPELSGENEQTTDVALDAAAESVRDAEEATVDAAGTQAVAEAGDEASSAAEPGTEADEAAVEPATELLEAVATDAVVADAAASDAAAATDDAPAAEAPRVEEPAGAEPAAAEPVAEEAAEAAAPALAPVIPFAEMTPEQRFRATTKLIFLAPDVMPIPPRSRRDSGRDLRELDEIFDQRADRQREARASRDSREDRFQERDRDSDDRESGRRRTRRRSGSDVEHEEEPRRVRERQAPLITEPQKIKGSTRLEAKKQRRRDGREAGRRRVVVTESEFLARRESVDRVMVVRSKDDRIQIGVLEDSVLVEHYVARSSESSLIGNVYLGRVQNVLPSMEAAFVDIGRGRNAVLYSGEVDWSALEGGNTARRIENVLKPGDQVLVQVTKDPVGHKGARLTSQVSLPGRFLVYVPGGSMNGISRKLPDTERARLKKILKEALPTGVGVIVRTAAEGASEEQLTLDVQRLTRQWESIQERTGKGGAPALLHSEPDMLIKIVRDVFNEDFHRMVVSGESTFQTIHDYLGQVAPDLLERTLRYEEERDIFEEFRITEQISKALDRKVWLPSGGSLVIDRTEAMTVVDVNTGKFVGSGGNLEETVTKNNLEAAEEIVRQLRLRDIGGIIVVDFIDMVLESNRDLVLRRMVECLSRDRTKHQVAEVTSLGLVQMTRKKLGLGLLESFSEPCDTCAGRGIIVHHDPVTRHRSDAGANANGSNGNGGGAANNSSRNRRKSAAPVQPQPAAQTHSITDGAKNMLAAVAASTIPASGREDAHHEAADSADTQLVAPAQAPAQQAPAVSGRVRSRRAKNDASREARAAEAVAELIADVPVVSRSEAPAETVDADAVRAVAEMLGQAMPSGKNPPAESPRATQASGDAPKAGLLDSVLDALPEAPAPGQSRNRRRRVSTGAIRGGSLADGAE, from the coding sequence ATGGTGAATTTTCAGAATGACGATGAACAGCCCGAACTGAGCGGGGAAAACGAACAGACAACGGACGTCGCACTGGATGCTGCGGCCGAGTCGGTCCGCGACGCTGAGGAGGCGACCGTAGACGCGGCCGGCACTCAAGCCGTGGCGGAAGCGGGAGATGAGGCGTCGTCCGCCGCAGAGCCCGGCACCGAGGCGGACGAAGCGGCCGTCGAGCCGGCAACGGAGCTGCTCGAGGCTGTCGCTACTGACGCAGTTGTCGCCGATGCAGCGGCAAGCGATGCAGCCGCGGCGACTGACGACGCTCCGGCAGCCGAGGCCCCCCGGGTCGAAGAGCCCGCAGGCGCGGAACCCGCGGCAGCGGAGCCCGTGGCCGAAGAAGCCGCTGAAGCGGCCGCTCCGGCACTCGCCCCAGTCATTCCGTTTGCCGAGATGACGCCGGAGCAGCGCTTCCGCGCCACGACGAAGCTCATCTTCTTGGCACCCGATGTGATGCCGATCCCGCCGCGCTCGCGGCGAGACTCCGGCCGTGACCTGCGCGAGCTGGACGAGATCTTCGATCAGCGCGCGGATCGCCAGCGCGAGGCGCGAGCATCCCGCGACTCTCGTGAGGACCGCTTCCAGGAGCGCGACCGCGACTCGGACGACCGCGAGAGCGGCCGCCGACGCACGCGTCGTCGTTCGGGCAGTGATGTTGAGCACGAGGAAGAGCCGCGTCGCGTTCGCGAACGTCAGGCGCCGCTCATTACCGAGCCGCAGAAGATCAAGGGATCGACGCGGCTGGAAGCCAAGAAGCAGCGTCGCCGTGATGGCCGCGAGGCTGGACGTCGTCGCGTCGTCGTGACCGAGTCTGAGTTCCTCGCCCGTCGAGAGTCGGTCGACCGTGTCATGGTGGTTCGCTCAAAGGACGACCGGATCCAGATCGGTGTCCTCGAGGACAGCGTGCTGGTTGAACACTATGTGGCTCGCTCGAGTGAGAGCTCGCTGATTGGCAACGTGTATCTCGGACGCGTCCAGAACGTGCTGCCGAGCATGGAGGCCGCTTTCGTCGATATTGGTCGCGGCCGGAATGCCGTGCTGTACTCGGGCGAAGTTGATTGGTCTGCGCTTGAGGGCGGCAACACCGCCCGCCGCATTGAGAACGTGTTGAAGCCCGGTGACCAGGTCCTCGTCCAGGTGACGAAGGATCCCGTCGGACACAAGGGCGCCCGTCTCACGAGCCAGGTGTCGCTCCCGGGGCGCTTCCTCGTGTACGTTCCCGGTGGATCCATGAACGGCATCTCCCGCAAGCTTCCCGATACGGAGCGCGCACGCCTGAAGAAGATCCTGAAGGAAGCGCTTCCCACGGGTGTGGGCGTCATCGTGCGCACCGCCGCGGAGGGGGCGAGCGAAGAACAGCTCACGCTCGACGTACAGCGCCTCACCCGTCAGTGGGAGTCGATTCAGGAGCGCACCGGCAAGGGCGGAGCCCCGGCCTTGCTGCACTCCGAGCCCGACATGCTCATCAAGATTGTGCGGGATGTCTTCAACGAGGACTTCCACCGCATGGTGGTCTCGGGGGAGTCGACCTTCCAGACGATCCACGACTACCTCGGCCAGGTGGCCCCCGATCTCTTGGAGCGCACGCTGCGCTACGAGGAAGAGCGCGACATCTTCGAGGAATTCCGTATTACGGAGCAGATCTCGAAGGCGCTCGATCGCAAGGTGTGGCTGCCGTCCGGCGGTTCGCTCGTGATCGACCGGACCGAGGCGATGACCGTTGTCGACGTCAATACCGGCAAGTTCGTCGGCTCGGGGGGAAACCTCGAGGAGACGGTGACGAAGAACAACCTCGAAGCGGCTGAGGAGATCGTGCGTCAGCTGCGCCTGCGCGATATCGGCGGCATCATCGTGGTCGACTTCATCGACATGGTGCTCGAGTCGAACCGTGATCTCGTGCTCCGCCGCATGGTCGAGTGCTTGAGTCGGGATCGCACCAAGCACCAGGTGGCCGAGGTCACGTCGCTGGGGCTCGTGCAGATGACGCGCAAGAAGCTTGGCCTGGGCCTGCTGGAGTCATTCAGTGAGCCGTGCGACACCTGCGCCGGCCGCGGCATCATCGTGCATCACGACCCCGTGACTCGTCACCGGAGCGATGCAGGTGCGAACGCGAACGGTAGCAACGGCAACGGCGGAGGCGCGGCGAATAACAGCTCGCGCAATCGCCGAAAGTCCGCGGCTCCGGTCCAGCCTCAGCCCGCAGCGCAGACCCACAGCATCACGGACGGCGCCAAGAACATGCTCGCCGCGGTTGCTGCTTCCACGATCCCGGCTTCCGGGCGAGAAGACGCGCATCACGAGGCCGCCGATTCGGCAGATACTCAGTTGGTGGCCCCGGCGCAAGCGCCAGCGCAGCAGGCGCCCGCGGTGTCCGGTCGCGTGCGCAGCCGCCGCGCAAAGAACGATGCGAGTCGCGAGGCGCGCGCCGCCGAGGCGGTTGCCGAGCTCATTGCCGATGTCCCGGTGGTGAGTCGGTCCGAGGCCCCCGCGGAGACCGTCGATGCCGATGCCGTGCGCGCAGTGGCCGAGATGCTTGGCCAGGCAATGCCCTCCGGTAAGAACCCGCCCGCTGAGTCGCCCCGTGCGACGCAGGCGAGTGGGGACGCTCCGAAAGCGGGGCTCTTGGACTCGGTGCTCGATGCGCTTCCGGAGGCTCCGGCCCCCGGCCAGAGTCGGAACCGTCGTCGGCGAGTTTCCACGGGTGCTATCCGCGGTGGCTCGCTCGCTGACGGAGCCGAATAG
- the rplU gene encoding 50S ribosomal protein L21: protein MVYAVVRAGGRQEKVEVGSIITVNRLSGEAKGKLELPAVLLVDGDQVTTDAAVLAKVKVTAEILEDLRGPKIIIQRYKNKTGYKSRQGHRQDLTRIKVTGIK from the coding sequence GTGGTTTACGCAGTTGTGCGCGCCGGTGGCCGGCAGGAGAAGGTAGAGGTCGGGTCCATCATCACGGTGAACCGTCTTTCGGGCGAGGCCAAGGGCAAGCTTGAGCTTCCCGCGGTGCTGCTCGTTGATGGCGATCAGGTGACGACCGACGCGGCAGTGCTCGCCAAGGTCAAGGTCACCGCCGAGATCCTCGAAGATCTCCGTGGCCCCAAGATCATCATTCAGCGCTACAAGAACAAGACCGGCTACAAGTCCCGCCAGGGACACCGCCAGGATCTGACCCGCATCAAGGTGACGGGCATCAAGTAG
- the rpmA gene encoding 50S ribosomal protein L27, whose product MSSKKGASSTRNGRDSNAQRLGVKRFGGQQVNAGEILVRQRGTHFHPGANVGRGGDDTLFALAAGAVEFGRKGGRKVVNVVAAAA is encoded by the coding sequence ATGTCATCCAAAAAAGGTGCGAGCTCGACTCGTAACGGTCGTGACTCGAACGCCCAGCGCCTCGGCGTGAAGCGCTTCGGTGGCCAGCAGGTCAACGCGGGCGAGATCCTCGTGCGTCAGCGCGGAACCCACTTCCACCCGGGCGCCAATGTTGGCCGTGGTGGCGACGACACCCTCTTCGCCCTCGCCGCTGGCGCGGTCGAGTTCGGTCGCAAGGGTGGCCGCAAGGTCGTCAACGTGGTGGCCGCAGCAGCGTAG
- the obgE gene encoding GTPase ObgE, with amino-acid sequence MVTFVDQVQLHLKAGRGGDGCASIRREKFKPLAGPDGGVGGNGGNVVLVADPQVTTLLEYHRRPHRTAENGGYGAGNYRDGNKAPDLELPMPVGTVVKDLDGEVLVDLTEPGMRYVIAEGGLGGLGNNALASTKRKAPGFALLGTEGWEGSVTLELKTIADVALVGYPSAGKSSLIAALSAARPKIADYPFTTLHPNLGVVQEGEHRFTVADVPGLIEGASEGKGLGLDFLRHVERCSALLHVLDCATLEPGRDPLSDLDVILHELGAYPVEEGQVPLIERPQLVALNKIDVPEARELAELVKPELEARGYRVFMISAVAHEGLREMNFALAEVVEAERAARIARENSVERIIIRPKPVNDGGFRVVSEGGSYGNFFRVLGLKPERWVAQTDFKNDEAVGYLADRLQKLGIEEALVKAGAVEGSTVVIGPGSGVVFDWEPTLTTAAEVQMGQRGTDARVEQNNRRTNKERREEYHDLMDAKAEARSQLKSERESGMWEALDE; translated from the coding sequence ATGGTCACCTTTGTTGATCAAGTACAGCTCCACCTAAAGGCGGGTCGAGGCGGCGACGGTTGTGCATCGATCAGGCGCGAGAAGTTTAAGCCGCTCGCCGGCCCTGATGGCGGCGTGGGCGGCAACGGCGGCAACGTCGTGCTGGTCGCGGATCCGCAGGTCACGACGCTCCTGGAGTACCACCGTCGACCGCACCGTACCGCCGAGAACGGCGGTTACGGCGCGGGCAACTACCGTGACGGGAACAAGGCCCCCGACCTTGAGCTGCCGATGCCCGTCGGTACCGTCGTGAAGGATCTTGACGGCGAGGTCCTGGTGGACCTCACCGAGCCCGGCATGCGCTACGTCATTGCCGAGGGCGGCCTGGGTGGGCTGGGCAATAACGCGCTCGCCAGCACGAAGCGCAAGGCCCCCGGCTTCGCGCTCCTCGGCACCGAGGGGTGGGAAGGTTCGGTCACGCTCGAGCTGAAGACCATCGCCGACGTTGCCCTGGTGGGGTACCCGTCGGCCGGAAAGTCCAGCTTGATCGCGGCGCTGAGCGCCGCTCGGCCGAAGATTGCCGATTACCCCTTTACGACGCTGCACCCGAACCTGGGCGTGGTACAGGAGGGTGAACACCGCTTCACGGTCGCCGATGTTCCCGGGTTGATCGAGGGCGCGAGCGAGGGAAAGGGCCTCGGACTCGACTTCCTGCGCCACGTCGAGCGGTGCAGCGCCCTGCTGCACGTCCTCGACTGCGCAACGCTCGAGCCGGGTCGCGACCCGCTCTCCGACCTCGACGTCATCTTGCACGAGCTGGGTGCCTACCCGGTCGAAGAGGGCCAGGTGCCGCTCATTGAGCGACCGCAGCTGGTCGCGCTGAACAAGATTGACGTGCCCGAGGCACGCGAACTTGCTGAGTTGGTGAAGCCCGAGCTCGAAGCGCGTGGCTACCGGGTCTTCATGATCTCGGCGGTCGCCCACGAGGGCCTTCGCGAGATGAACTTCGCGCTGGCCGAGGTCGTAGAGGCCGAGCGCGCTGCGCGCATCGCGCGCGAGAACTCGGTTGAGCGCATCATTATTCGCCCGAAGCCGGTGAACGACGGCGGGTTCCGCGTCGTTTCCGAGGGCGGCAGCTACGGCAACTTCTTCCGCGTACTGGGTCTCAAGCCCGAACGCTGGGTTGCGCAGACCGACTTCAAGAACGACGAGGCCGTGGGCTATCTCGCTGACCGTTTGCAGAAGCTCGGCATCGAGGAGGCGCTCGTCAAGGCGGGTGCCGTTGAGGGTTCGACCGTCGTCATCGGCCCCGGATCCGGCGTCGTCTTCGACTGGGAGCCGACCCTGACCACTGCCGCAGAGGTTCAGATGGGCCAGCGCGGCACCGACGCGCGTGTCGAGCAGAACAACCGGCGCACCAACAAGGAGCGTCGCGAGGAGTACCACGATCTCATGGACGCGAAGGCTGAGGCTCGGTCGCAGCTGAAGAGCGAGCGTGAGTCTGGCATGTGGGAAGCGTTGGATGAGTAG
- the proB gene encoding glutamate 5-kinase — MSSTEQALFGARRLVVKVGSSSVSGENADQIPLLVDQLARLSAAGVEVLLVSSGAISTGVPYLELETRPDDLATQQAAAAVGQNVLINRYQRALSAHNLIAGQVLLTAQDMQNPTHRGNAKRSLERLLQLRILPIVNENDTVATHEIRFGDNDRLAALVARLVDADTLVLLSDVDALYTAPPTEKGAKRIARVPYGDELSGVRIGEAESGWGTGGAQTKVQAARLAADAGVSVVLTETSRIGELLDGVDLGTWFEAAPAATAASA, encoded by the coding sequence ATGAGTAGTACGGAACAAGCGCTGTTTGGGGCCCGCCGGCTGGTAGTCAAGGTGGGCTCCTCCTCCGTGAGCGGCGAGAACGCGGATCAGATTCCGCTGCTCGTCGATCAGCTCGCGCGGTTGAGCGCCGCCGGAGTTGAGGTATTGCTCGTCTCGAGTGGTGCAATCTCGACGGGGGTGCCGTACCTCGAACTCGAGACGCGTCCCGACGATCTCGCGACCCAGCAGGCCGCGGCAGCAGTGGGCCAGAACGTGCTCATTAATCGCTATCAGCGTGCGCTGAGCGCTCACAACCTGATCGCCGGGCAGGTGCTGCTGACGGCGCAGGACATGCAGAACCCCACCCACCGCGGCAATGCGAAGCGATCTCTTGAGCGCCTGCTGCAGCTGCGAATTCTGCCGATCGTGAACGAGAACGATACCGTCGCGACACACGAGATCCGCTTTGGCGACAACGATCGGCTTGCCGCGCTCGTCGCGCGCCTGGTCGACGCCGACACCCTCGTGCTGCTCTCCGACGTTGACGCGCTCTACACCGCGCCCCCCACCGAAAAGGGGGCGAAGCGAATTGCCCGCGTTCCCTACGGCGATGAACTGAGCGGCGTACGTATTGGCGAGGCCGAGTCCGGCTGGGGCACCGGTGGTGCGCAGACTAAGGTGCAGGCGGCGCGTTTGGCGGCCGATGCCGGCGTGTCGGTGGTGCTGACCGAAACGAGTCGCATCGGCGAGCTGCTCGACGGGGTCGACCTCGGCACCTGGTTTGAGGCAGCTCCCGCCGCCACAGCGGCGTCCGCCTAG
- a CDS encoding glutamate-5-semialdehyde dehydrogenase has translation MNAQDPLLDRLVAARTAAKTLATATTAQKNAALEAIAQHIEASIPEIVEANADDLARGRDNGLEAGLLDRLLLDETRLRGLAAAVREIIALPDPVGAVVRGSTLPNGITLAQVRVPFGVVGAIYEARPNVTIDIAALALKSGNGAVLRGGTAAERSNAVLVSLIQQAVNSVGLAGAAVQTIDEFGREGAARLMRARGYVDVLIPRGSAGLIASVVQDSTVPVIETGAGIVHVYVDASADVEMAAAIVQNAKTHRPSVCNAAETLLVHRDAAARVLPRIAADLMGAGVLLHGNDAARNLVPAMHSATDEVWATEHLGLEMGVRVVDSIDEAMEHIDRYSTHHTECIVTADYANAERFLAEVDSAAVMVNTSTRFTDGGEFGFGAEVGISTQKLHARGPMGLPELTSTKWLVRGSGQIR, from the coding sequence ATGAATGCTCAGGACCCGCTTCTCGACCGCCTGGTTGCCGCCCGTACCGCGGCGAAGACGCTCGCCACCGCCACGACCGCCCAGAAGAATGCGGCGCTCGAGGCGATCGCCCAGCACATCGAGGCATCGATCCCAGAGATCGTCGAGGCAAATGCCGATGACCTGGCCCGCGGGCGCGACAACGGGCTGGAAGCAGGTCTCCTCGACCGGCTGCTGCTGGACGAGACCCGGCTGCGCGGACTCGCCGCTGCGGTACGCGAGATTATTGCACTTCCGGATCCCGTCGGCGCCGTCGTACGTGGCAGCACGCTTCCGAACGGAATCACCCTCGCGCAGGTGCGGGTGCCCTTCGGCGTCGTGGGCGCGATCTACGAGGCGCGCCCGAACGTCACGATCGACATTGCGGCCCTCGCGCTGAAGAGTGGCAATGGCGCGGTGCTGCGCGGTGGCACCGCCGCCGAGCGCAGCAATGCGGTGCTCGTGTCTCTCATTCAGCAGGCGGTGAACAGCGTCGGACTTGCCGGCGCAGCGGTGCAGACCATCGATGAGTTCGGTCGCGAGGGGGCGGCTCGCCTCATGCGCGCTCGCGGCTACGTCGATGTCCTGATCCCGCGGGGGAGTGCGGGTCTGATCGCAAGTGTCGTGCAGGACTCGACCGTCCCCGTTATTGAGACCGGCGCCGGCATCGTGCACGTCTACGTAGACGCGAGCGCCGACGTCGAGATGGCTGCGGCGATCGTGCAGAACGCGAAGACACATCGCCCGAGCGTGTGTAACGCCGCCGAGACGCTCTTGGTGCACCGTGACGCAGCCGCCCGGGTGCTGCCCCGCATTGCGGCCGATCTCATGGGAGCCGGGGTCTTGCTGCACGGGAACGATGCCGCGCGCAACCTGGTCCCCGCTATGCACTCGGCCACTGACGAGGTCTGGGCTACCGAGCACCTGGGCCTTGAGATGGGGGTCCGCGTTGTCGACTCCATCGACGAAGCGATGGAGCACATCGACCGCTACTCGACGCACCACACTGAGTGCATCGTGACCGCGGACTATGCGAACGCAGAACGCTTCCTTGCCGAGGTCGACTCGGCCGCGGTAATGGTGAATACCTCTACGAGGTTCACCGATGGGGGCGAGTTCGGGTTCGGCGCTGAGGTGGGTATTTCTACTCAGAAGTTGCACGCGCGCGGGCCGATGGGGCTTCCTGAACTCACGAGCACGAAGTGGCTTGTGCGTGGCTCAGGCCAAATCCGCTGA
- the nadD gene encoding nicotinate-nucleotide adenylyltransferase — translation MSTNRRRIGVMGGTFDPIHHGHLVAASEVAQSFDLDEVVFVPTGRPWQKTVVSESEHRYLMTVIATASNPRFSVSRVDVDRSGPTYTVDTLRDIRKAYPNADLFFISGADAIEQIFSWKDVDELWELAHFIAVSRPGHELSALGLSGENVSLLEVPALAISSTDCRSRVARGFPVWYLVPDGVVQYIAKHDLYTDSGVNR, via the coding sequence ATGTCCACGAATCGCCGCAGGATCGGCGTGATGGGCGGTACGTTCGACCCGATCCACCATGGCCACTTAGTTGCGGCGAGCGAGGTGGCACAGAGCTTCGACCTCGATGAGGTGGTCTTTGTGCCCACTGGCCGTCCTTGGCAGAAGACGGTGGTGTCGGAGAGCGAGCATCGCTACCTGATGACGGTGATCGCGACCGCTTCCAACCCGCGATTCAGTGTGAGCCGTGTGGATGTCGACCGTTCCGGCCCGACCTACACAGTCGACACGTTGCGCGACATCCGTAAGGCATACCCGAACGCGGATCTGTTCTTTATTTCGGGTGCCGATGCGATCGAGCAGATCTTTAGCTGGAAAGATGTGGACGAGCTCTGGGAGCTCGCCCACTTCATCGCGGTGTCGCGTCCTGGCCACGAGCTTTCTGCGCTGGGGCTTTCCGGCGAGAACGTGAGTTTGCTTGAAGTTCCCGCGCTGGCGATCTCTTCGACGGACTGCAGGAGTAGGGTCGCGCGGGGATTTCCTGTCTGGTACCTCGTGCCAGACGGCGTAGTCCAGTACATTGCGAAGCACGACCTGTATACGGACTCGGGAGTAAATAGATGA
- the rsfS gene encoding ribosome silencing factor codes for MAATEQALRELRVAVQAAEDKGATGPVALDVSETFGLADVFLIVGGSVERNVQAIADEIEDQLNEAGTRTLRREGRETGRWVLLDFGDLIVHVFHQEEREFYDLERLWKDCPAIALDAPEV; via the coding sequence GTGGCTGCTACTGAGCAGGCGCTGCGTGAACTGCGGGTTGCAGTACAAGCGGCAGAAGACAAGGGTGCGACCGGGCCTGTGGCCCTGGACGTATCGGAGACGTTCGGCCTGGCCGACGTGTTCCTCATCGTCGGCGGAAGCGTCGAGCGCAACGTGCAGGCGATCGCTGACGAGATCGAGGACCAGCTGAATGAAGCTGGAACTCGGACGCTTCGGCGCGAGGGTCGCGAGACCGGGCGCTGGGTGCTGCTGGATTTCGGCGACCTCATCGTGCATGTTTTCCACCAGGAGGAGCGCGAGTTCTACGACCTCGAGCGGCTCTGGAAGGACTGCCCCGCGATCGCTCTCGACGCGCCCGAGGTGTGA
- a CDS encoding NAD(P)/FAD-dependent oxidoreductase: protein MVLENVDLLVVGGGKAGKSLAMECARAGQSVAMVERGMIGGTCINVACIPTKTLINSGRILQDVRRAAEFGIAGAEDVRAEIGRLRRRKEDVVDAMVQGQLAAFTGSGMDLILGEARFVAPRTVEVTLPDGGVRTIRGADVVLNLGASPTIPNIEGLDRVEVHTSETLLRLDALPQSIIVLGGGYIGCEFADVLNTLGVTVTVVQRAERLLPGEDPDVSEEVAQSFRAAGITLHLGETAQRVSRADDGTISVTLNSGVTLAASEVLVAVGRTPQTAGIDLERAGVRLTDRGFVEVDEYLRTSAERVWAAGDVAGSPQFTHASYDDYRVLAHNLASRAGAGALRSTNGRLIPYCVFTTPELARVGLTESAARAAGHRVRIARMPVAAIPRARTLGHLEGTWKAVIDADSHQILGAALRGPEASEAIAVLQMAMLAALEYTRVRDAIIAHPTIAEGLNLLFTPAFLEAEGTP, encoded by the coding sequence ATGGTGCTCGAAAACGTAGACCTCCTCGTCGTCGGGGGAGGCAAAGCGGGCAAGTCACTCGCAATGGAATGCGCCCGCGCCGGGCAGTCGGTCGCCATGGTGGAACGGGGCATGATCGGCGGGACCTGCATCAACGTCGCCTGCATCCCGACGAAGACGCTGATTAACAGCGGGCGGATCCTGCAAGACGTTCGACGCGCAGCCGAGTTTGGGATCGCCGGGGCGGAGGACGTCCGAGCGGAGATCGGGCGGCTCCGCCGGCGCAAGGAGGATGTCGTCGACGCGATGGTCCAGGGGCAGCTCGCGGCGTTCACCGGTTCGGGGATGGACCTGATCCTGGGCGAGGCACGCTTCGTCGCCCCACGAACAGTGGAAGTGACGCTGCCGGACGGCGGAGTGCGTACGATTCGCGGCGCCGACGTGGTGCTGAACCTCGGCGCATCCCCGACGATTCCGAACATTGAGGGGCTCGATCGCGTCGAGGTGCACACGAGCGAGACGCTTCTTCGCCTCGACGCCTTGCCGCAGAGCATCATCGTCCTCGGCGGCGGCTACATCGGCTGCGAGTTCGCAGACGTCCTCAACACCCTGGGCGTCACCGTCACGGTCGTGCAGCGCGCGGAGCGACTGCTGCCGGGGGAGGACCCGGACGTCTCCGAAGAAGTCGCCCAGAGTTTTCGGGCCGCCGGCATCACGCTGCACCTGGGGGAGACGGCGCAGCGGGTGTCGCGTGCCGACGACGGGACGATTTCGGTCACCCTGAACTCAGGGGTCACCCTCGCTGCATCAGAGGTGCTCGTCGCAGTCGGGCGCACGCCGCAGACAGCGGGAATCGACCTCGAACGCGCGGGCGTGCGCCTGACTGATCGCGGCTTCGTCGAGGTCGACGAGTATCTCCGCACGAGCGCCGAGCGTGTCTGGGCGGCGGGCGATGTCGCCGGCAGTCCGCAGTTCACGCACGCCTCCTACGACGACTATCGAGTGCTCGCCCACAACCTCGCGTCGCGTGCCGGAGCGGGCGCGCTGCGCAGCACGAACGGTCGTCTCATTCCGTACTGCGTTTTCACCACGCCCGAGCTGGCGCGCGTCGGGCTCACCGAGTCGGCGGCGCGTGCGGCCGGCCATCGTGTGCGCATCGCGCGGATGCCGGTGGCGGCGATTCCCCGGGCGCGCACACTGGGGCACCTCGAGGGCACTTGGAAAGCCGTCATCGACGCCGACAGCCACCAGATACTGGGGGCAGCCCTGCGCGGGCCCGAGGCGAGCGAGGCGATCGCCGTCCTGCAGATGGCGATGCTCGCGGCCCTCGAATACACGCGGGTGCGCGACGCGATCATTGCACATCCCACCATTGCAGAGGGTCTGAACCTCTTGTTCACGCCCGCTTTTCTCGAGGCCGAGGGGACACCATGA